In the Verrucomicrobiia bacterium genome, one interval contains:
- the gap gene encoding type I glyceraldehyde-3-phosphate dehydrogenase, translated as MARVKVAINGFGRIGRNAFKIAFERDDIEIVAVNDLTDAKTLAHLLKYDSNYGIYQHEVQASDGEIVVNGTKIQVLAEREPGKLPWRDLHIDVVIESTGFFVDPKLARAHIDQAGAKKVIISAPAKGEGSDTIVLGVNEDKLKADDVKDVLNNGSCTTNCITPVMAVLESNFGIEKAMMTTVHSYTADQRLQDAPHKDLRRARAAAENIVPTSTGASLAAGQVIPSLNGVFGGLSLRVPTPVVSLSDFVVVTKRDTTAEEINEVFKKAADLPFYQGILAVTEEPVVSSDMKGNSHSAIVDLGLTSVVGGNLVKVVAWYDNEWGFSNRLVELTADVGRTVK; from the coding sequence ATGGCTCGAGTAAAAGTTGCTATCAATGGATTTGGCCGAATTGGCCGTAATGCCTTTAAAATTGCTTTCGAACGCGACGACATTGAGATTGTCGCCGTCAACGACCTTACCGATGCGAAAACGCTGGCACATCTGTTAAAATACGACTCTAATTATGGAATTTACCAGCACGAAGTGCAAGCGAGCGATGGAGAAATCGTGGTCAATGGCACGAAAATTCAGGTGCTTGCTGAACGTGAACCAGGTAAGCTGCCGTGGCGCGACTTACATATTGACGTGGTGATTGAAAGCACGGGCTTTTTTGTCGATCCGAAATTAGCTCGAGCGCATATCGACCAAGCGGGTGCTAAAAAAGTGATTATTAGCGCGCCAGCCAAGGGCGAAGGCTCGGATACGATTGTGCTTGGGGTTAACGAGGACAAGCTAAAAGCAGATGATGTTAAAGACGTGCTCAACAACGGTAGCTGCACGACAAACTGCATCACGCCAGTTATGGCAGTGCTCGAGAGCAATTTTGGCATTGAAAAAGCCATGATGACCACTGTGCATAGCTACACTGCCGATCAACGCCTGCAAGATGCACCCCATAAAGACCTGCGCCGCGCCCGGGCTGCTGCCGAAAATATTGTCCCAACCAGTACCGGCGCGAGCCTCGCAGCTGGCCAGGTGATTCCATCTTTGAACGGTGTCTTTGGCGGGTTGTCGTTGCGGGTGCCGACACCGGTTGTGAGTTTAAGCGATTTTGTGGTCGTAACCAAGCGCGATACCACCGCTGAAGAAATTAATGAAGTCTTTAAGAAGGCAGCTGACCTGCCTTTTTACCAAGGAATTCTAGCGGTCACCGAAGAGCCAGTAGTATCGAGCGACATGAAAGGCAATAGCCATAGCGCAATTGTTGACCTGGGGCTCACCAGCGTGGTGGGCGGCAACCTAGTGAAAGTTGTGGCCTGGTATGATAACGAATGGGGTTTCTCGAACCGCCTCGTTGAATTAACGGCTGACGTTGGTCGGACGGTCAAATAG
- a CDS encoding transketolase C-terminal domain-containing protein — MKSDMHLREDAFTEQVPKEPIRKGFGRGLLEAGKRDEQVVALCADLTDSTQMSLFKEEFPDRFIEVGVAEQNLVTVSSGMSALGYIPFCSSYAAFSPGRNWEQIRTTIALNDRPVKIVGSHAGISVGPDGATHQMLEDIALMRVLPNMVVVAPGDSVEAEKATMALAQDKRPGYIRLARDKSPIFTTDKTPFTLGKAYVLREGHDITLLGTGAMTYQLLAAAKMLAGDGIEAEVVHVPTIKPLDEKTIIQSVKKTGRALSAEEGQAAAGFGSAIAELLTEQLPTPLKRIGIPDIFGESGKPEELLKHFGLTGTQMALQIHDFIANTPQYHQ; from the coding sequence ATGAAATCTGACATGCATTTACGAGAAGATGCCTTTACCGAACAAGTACCAAAGGAACCGATTCGTAAAGGCTTTGGCCGAGGGCTCCTCGAAGCCGGAAAGCGCGACGAACAGGTGGTGGCTCTTTGCGCTGACCTAACCGATTCCACCCAAATGAGCCTATTTAAAGAAGAATTTCCCGATCGATTTATTGAAGTCGGGGTGGCCGAACAAAACCTGGTGACTGTATCAAGTGGCATGTCGGCCCTGGGATATATTCCGTTTTGTTCAAGTTATGCGGCCTTTAGCCCGGGGCGAAACTGGGAACAAATCCGGACAACGATTGCGCTGAATGATCGGCCGGTAAAAATTGTTGGCTCGCACGCTGGCATTAGTGTTGGTCCAGACGGCGCCACTCACCAAATGCTCGAGGATATTGCTTTGATGCGTGTGCTGCCAAACATGGTGGTGGTGGCACCGGGCGATAGCGTGGAAGCCGAAAAAGCAACGATGGCGCTAGCGCAAGACAAGCGGCCAGGGTATATTCGTTTAGCACGCGATAAATCTCCGATTTTCACTACCGATAAGACACCATTTACGCTAGGAAAAGCCTACGTGCTCCGTGAAGGCCACGACATCACACTGCTCGGCACCGGTGCGATGACCTACCAGCTACTGGCGGCCGCAAAAATGCTAGCGGGTGATGGCATTGAAGCCGAAGTGGTACATGTGCCAACAATAAAGCCGCTTGATGAAAAAACCATCATTCAAAGTGTCAAGAAGACTGGCCGGGCGCTTTCTGCCGAAGAAGGTCAGGCGGCGGCCGGATTCGGAAGCGCGATTGCTGAACTGCTTACCGAGCAACTACCCACACCGCTCAAGCGCATTGGCATTCCTGATATCTTTGGTGAATCAGGGAAGCCCGAAGAGCTGCTGAAGCATTTTGGCCTCACCGGCACCCAGATGGCACTGCAAATTCACGACTTTATCGCTAACACCCCACAATACCATCAATAA
- a CDS encoding RpiB/LacA/LacB family sugar-phosphate isomerase: MKIFLAADHQGFHMKEEVFAYLSKHGYDVEDVGDAVLDPEDDFPEFAQQAALKVLGEDEKTDPRAILICGGGQGMCMAANRFRGIRASVIWDAYEAKMTRNDNDSNVLCLPSRVLQDDEQAWKGIIETWLNTPFAGAARYVRRNRQLDELS, from the coding sequence ATGAAGATTTTTCTTGCTGCCGATCACCAAGGCTTCCATATGAAGGAGGAGGTGTTTGCCTATTTATCAAAGCATGGCTACGACGTTGAAGACGTTGGGGATGCAGTGCTCGATCCCGAAGATGATTTCCCAGAATTCGCCCAACAAGCTGCACTGAAGGTACTCGGTGAAGATGAAAAAACCGATCCGCGAGCGATTCTTATTTGCGGTGGCGGCCAGGGCATGTGTATGGCCGCAAATCGCTTTCGCGGTATTCGGGCCAGTGTTATCTGGGACGCTTACGAAGCCAAAATGACACGCAACGACAACGACAGCAACGTACTTTGCCTGCCATCACGAGTACTGCAGGACGACGAACAAGCCTGGAAGGGCATAATTGAAACTTGGCTCAATACCCCATTTGCCGGTGCGGCGCGCTACGTTCGGCGTAACCGCCAATTAGACGAGTTGTCGTGA
- a CDS encoding transketolase, which translates to MTIKQLEQKANLIRQSIISMLLEAGSGHSAGPLDLADIFSALYFSVLNHDPKNPDWEERDILILSNGHCVPVRYAAMAEAGYFPKEELKTLRKFGSRLQGHPERLKLPGLETTSGPLGSGLSQSAGMAYALKYFQKNTRRQVYTVTGDGELNEGNIWEGVMFAAKYRLSNLTVIVDRNNIQIDGNTEDIMPLEDLHAKWEAFGWHVQEIDGHNIESIIDACSMARAIVEKPSVIIAHTIPGKDVDFMEYDYHWHGMPPNSDQAKEALHKLRSLSGRITGEHE; encoded by the coding sequence ATGACAATTAAGCAATTAGAGCAAAAAGCCAATCTTATTCGGCAAAGTATCATATCAATGCTGCTTGAAGCCGGCAGCGGCCATAGCGCCGGGCCGTTAGACCTCGCGGATATCTTCAGTGCGCTTTATTTTTCGGTCTTAAACCACGACCCAAAGAACCCGGATTGGGAAGAGCGTGACATTTTAATTCTAAGTAATGGTCACTGCGTGCCGGTGCGCTATGCGGCCATGGCAGAAGCCGGTTATTTCCCAAAGGAAGAGCTAAAAACTCTGCGCAAGTTCGGTTCTCGGCTGCAAGGCCACCCTGAACGATTAAAGCTACCGGGGCTGGAAACCACCAGCGGCCCGCTGGGCAGTGGCCTGAGCCAGTCGGCGGGTATGGCGTATGCGCTGAAGTACTTCCAAAAAAATACTCGGCGCCAAGTATATACTGTGACGGGAGATGGCGAGCTGAATGAAGGTAATATTTGGGAGGGTGTGATGTTTGCCGCCAAATATCGCCTCAGCAACTTAACAGTAATCGTTGACCGCAACAACATCCAGATTGATGGCAATACCGAAGATATAATGCCGCTTGAAGACCTCCATGCTAAATGGGAGGCTTTTGGCTGGCACGTGCAAGAAATTGACGGTCATAACATCGAGAGTATCATCGATGCGTGCAGCATGGCCCGGGCGATCGTTGAAAAACCGAGTGTCATTATTGCCCATACCATTCCCGGTAAAGACGTCGACTTTATGGAGTACGATTACCACTGGCACGGCATGCCGCCAAATTCTGACCAAGCCAAAGAAGCGCTTCATAAGCTCCGTTCGCTGTCTGGCCGTATAACAGGAGAACACGAATGA